GGCAGAGTCAGCTTGTCGCCGCTCTTTACGCCGTGGCGCGCGGCCCATCCGCCCGGCACTTCGAGGACGTAGCGCGCGGCTCCGCGCGAAGGAATCTGTTTTTCCGAATAGGGCGTCGTGTTCGACGCGATCGACACGATCGTCCCGTCGCCGCGGATGTAGATGATGTCGAGCGGGATCGGCGTATTGCTCATCCAGAACGTGCGCTCGGCTTCGTTGTCGAAGACGAAAAGCATTCCCGAACCCTCGGCGAGCTCGGTGCGGTACATGAGGCCGCGAGCCTGT
This genomic stretch from Candidatus Limnocylindrales bacterium harbors:
- a CDS encoding DUF192 domain-containing protein; this translates as MQSSEAAGARTAAGGLRCRPSVRSIRRAGSALVLSFALVTLAACSKAAQGPVVTVHAASGDAPVTVELALNHEEQARGLMYRTELAEGSGMLFVFDNEAERTFWMSNTPIPLDIIYIRGDGTIVSIASNTTPYSEKQIPSRGAARYVLEVPGGWAARHGVKSGDKLTLPDVARSRQAGD